A window of Reinekea marina contains these coding sequences:
- a CDS encoding glutaredoxin domain-containing protein, which yields MTRTVLSLEEIHPAIHSKLGGGHDAVLNQVKQAIASNKVVVIGMKINPFVKKARKLLSEQGIEFTYLEYGSYFAQWHPRLAIKMWTGFKTYPQVFVNGTLVGGYSDVKKLVDTGELAKLLGSTAQA from the coding sequence ATGACTAGAACTGTACTTTCTTTAGAAGAGATCCATCCTGCCATTCATTCGAAATTGGGTGGTGGGCACGACGCCGTTTTAAATCAAGTGAAGCAGGCGATAGCGAGTAATAAAGTAGTTGTAATCGGAATGAAGATAAACCCCTTTGTAAAAAAAGCTCGAAAGTTATTATCGGAGCAGGGAATAGAGTTCACCTATTTAGAATACGGAAGCTATTTTGCACAATGGCATCCTAGGTTAGCCATTAAAATGTGGACTGGCTTTAAAACCTACCCACAAGTGTTTGTGAATGGCACTTTGGTGGGTGGGTACAGTGATGTTAAAAAATTGGTCGATACAGGTGAACTGGCTAAGCTGCTTGGCAGCACAGCCCAAGCCTGA
- a CDS encoding TRM11 family SAM-dependent methyltransferase — protein sequence MIRYALLINPQAQGAYFKDTLSVAQAEFQAVIGDEAIEHKPVGPFHFFHANLSEVQLKQAIRLSFVQGVFQVEADQLIPLDCEADFQLHDDFVFGSKYRGKTNEHLTQLLLNVGLANLPTQNQPINILDPMCGRGTTLLWALRYGLNAKGIEQDVKAVDDIKQSLKKWTKLHRQKHKILEGFIGKANKKGLGKFLEFSTNDQKMRIINGDSRDAATLIKSEKFDLIISDLPYGVQHFTTDKTRNPLAVIDECIPGWKKALKKNGAIVLAFNSYIPKRAELIECFENHGFKAQAFTAPHRMSESIVRDILVLKLPE from the coding sequence TTGATTAGATACGCTTTACTCATCAACCCACAAGCTCAAGGTGCCTATTTTAAGGACACACTGAGCGTTGCTCAGGCTGAGTTTCAAGCGGTCATTGGCGACGAGGCTATAGAGCACAAACCTGTCGGCCCATTTCATTTTTTCCACGCGAACCTTTCCGAAGTACAATTGAAACAAGCCATACGATTGTCATTTGTGCAAGGTGTGTTTCAAGTTGAAGCCGACCAACTCATTCCTCTCGATTGTGAAGCAGATTTTCAATTGCATGACGACTTTGTGTTTGGTTCAAAATACCGCGGCAAAACGAATGAACACCTGACTCAACTGTTACTTAATGTTGGCTTAGCAAACCTACCCACTCAAAACCAGCCGATAAACATTCTCGATCCTATGTGTGGTCGCGGCACGACCTTGCTGTGGGCGCTCCGCTACGGGTTAAATGCAAAAGGTATTGAGCAAGATGTTAAAGCCGTTGACGATATAAAACAGAGCCTAAAAAAGTGGACCAAGCTGCATCGTCAAAAACATAAAATACTTGAAGGCTTTATTGGTAAAGCTAACAAAAAAGGGCTGGGAAAATTTTTAGAGTTTTCCACCAATGACCAAAAAATGCGGATTATTAACGGTGACAGTCGCGATGCCGCCACTCTGATAAAAAGCGAAAAATTTGATTTAATTATCAGCGATTTGCCCTATGGCGTGCAGCACTTTACGACTGACAAAACTCGAAACCCGCTCGCGGTTATTGATGAATGTATCCCTGGCTGGAAGAAAGCACTAAAGAAAAACGGTGCCATTGTGCTGGCATTCAACAGCTATATTCCTAAACGCGCTGAGTTAATTGAATGTTTTGAAAATCATGGATTTAAAGCACAAGCGTTTACCGCACCGCACCGTATGAGCGAATCTATTGTGAGAGATATTTTGGTACTTAAGCTACCAGAGTAG